In one Trichosurus vulpecula isolate mTriVul1 chromosome 8, mTriVul1.pri, whole genome shotgun sequence genomic region, the following are encoded:
- the LOC118828821 gene encoding uncharacterized protein LOC118828821 — translation MDSTEKPDKEKSQENASPTIPLLTDSEAFHFFVSYSSLDSSWAHKFIRKLETDYSDLRICYHERDFLPGKNIIENMVDCIQKSQKMLLILSQDFVQSRWCLLEANLSVFRYCIERKPVIPIMLKPCQVPLHLNHLTYLDANDISFYEKVIKAICTPNHLMKHSTLVPYQLSSIYNGKTLMVLPCINKDNLPSWKLGTFSTSNIPDPLKMVIDDPEVYRRAINILNGVSSSKCCFRYLGCRITLCIILLILSIFFTLFAIVSFFATHSNYPLSSSNLVLHFFMMHFPMLFVSMSIVALMVNMMCWARRSRKGKLRELNLKVGEANLILANHSVLIGCETINKLFFVYVSLKECEKVFLDTFPDENPSAEEMFQSAIIRYSSSYACCVAYKHFPLPEEVEEEGHMSDGICFCQYVSLQVKKNKWLGDGLGLA, via the coding sequence ATGGATTCAACTGAAAAACCAGACAAGGAAAAGTCACAAGAAAATGCATCTCCTACCATCCCCCTGCTGACAGACAGTGAAGCATTTCACTTCTTTGTGAGCTACAGCAGCCTGGACTCCTCTTGGGCCCACAAATTCATAAGAAAACTAGAGACTGATTACTCAGATCTGAGGATCTGCTACCATGAAAGGGATTTTCTTCCAGGGAAAAACATAATTGAGAACATGGTCGATTGCATCCAGAAGAGTCAAAAGATGCTGTTAATCCTTAGCCAAGACTTTGTCCAGAGCAGATGGTGCTTGTTGGAGGCCAATCTCTCTGTCTTTCGTTACTGTATAGAGAGAAAGCCTGTCATCCCCATCATGCTAAAGCCCTGCCAGGTTCCACTTCATTTGAATCATTTAACATATCTGGATGCCAATGACATCTCCTTCTATGAAAAGGTCATCAAGGCCATCTGCACACCTAACCATCTCATGAAGCATTCCACACTTGTCCCATACCAGCTCTCCTCAATCTACAATGGGAAAACCCTGATGGTCCTGCCCTGTATCAATAAAGACAACCTTCCATCATGGAAATTGGGAACTTTCAGCACATCTAATATCCCTGATCCACTGAAAATGGTCATAGATGATCCAGAAGTTTATAGAAGAGCCATTAACATCCTGAATGGGGTCTCTTCTTCCAAATGCTGTTTCCGATATTTGGGTTGCAGGATCACATTGTGCATTATCCTCTTAATCCTTagtatatttttcactttatttgctATAGTAAGTTTTTTTGCGACACATAGCAATTACCCATTGTCATCCTCAAACTTGGTTTTACATTTCTTCATGATGCACTTCCCTATGCTGTTTGTGAGTATGAGCATAGTGGCCTTGATGGTAAATATGATGTGTTGGGCTAGAAGATCAAGAAAAGGGAAATTACGAGAGTTGAACCTAAAAGTAGGAGAAGCCAATCTCATTCTGGCCAATCACTCTGTGCTGATTGGCTGTGAGACTATAAATAAACTCTTCTTTGTATATGTTTCACTTAAAGAATGTGAAAAAGTTTTTCTGGATACCTTTCCTGATGAAAACCCTTCAGCTGAGGAGATGTTCCAAAGTGCGATAATCCGCTATTCTTCCAGTTATGCCTGCTGTGTTGCTTACAAGCATTTTCCCCTCCCTGAAGAAGTGGAAGAGGAAGGCCACATGAGTGATGGCATATGTTTTTGCCAGTATGTCTCTCTACAGGTGAAAAAGAACAAGTGGCTAGGAGATGGGTTGGGGCTAGCTTAG